A single window of Plasmodium reichenowi strain SY57 chromosome 14, whole genome shotgun sequence DNA harbors:
- a CDS encoding 26S proteasome regulatory subunit RPN2, putative — protein MRFENQFSKHDMVTSASGVIALLNEEETSLKLFGLEKLNAIVDVYWPELADSIFKIEELCEDEDFVGRELANLLASKIYFHLEKYSEALKYALCAGKLFNIKEKSQYVETMLAKCIEKYVEIREMQYDIDYNNQHNINDGITNNNDIFNAYNNNDLVELNSHNELLNKETDIFRFDINNEINQKMEILVDEMIDVCIKSNDIKEALGVALDARRLDKVEYIIANAENKIEILAHSINNEKHINMNKSFRNEYFKLLVNLYLSLSEEELKTEYINLCECLYYIDDYKKVAEILLKLLHNYHLMAYQISFDLVDFENKIFLRNILGQIKENLIQNKAYYFGEEYFVTTPQEENNDAYNKEDESNAITNEQQDENNNEKEDKDNNDGKNPEHNDNNNKPNDKLTNDEPTYNNNDDKAINDGNDNDNSNNNNNNNNNNNNNSNNNNSNIVEDVLKYISKKHIFYNKMKKLLYILTGKVTGNLYIEFLHRNNHADLILLDTYKNIVDSRSSITHHGIVIAHALMQTGTTCDVFLRSNIEWLSKAINWAKFSATASLGVVYKGHVNESFIVLSTHLPYNDVSREIANNINVGLAPSGVYSEGGSLYALGLIHANYNTNDKKVKNYLMSQLKSNMNDEVLQHGCCLGLGLVCLGDSNDENTYDELKAILYSDSAVAGESAAYAIGLLKLGSGDDKCIDELLAYAHDTQHEKITRACSISLGFVMFQKEREADSLIEELVTDKDAIIRYGGMFAIAMAYCGLSNCNKHIIKKLLHFSVSDVSDDVRRAAVIALGFVLCNSPNQVPKFLNLLIESYNPHVRYGAALALGIACSATANEEAINMLMPLLTDTTDFVRQSAFISLGLIFQQSNEHCNPNFKKYKEEIMKILSDKHEDIIAKFGAIVSAGLLDICGRNAISTFFTRRGNIIRPQAAAGFCLFSQLWYWFPLIHMISLTFMPTCLIGLTEDLKVPKNFSILSTSNNQNFDYPTFLSKEKTQEKKETVTAVLSTTAKRKTLKLKKQKNDSKITKERTAQDDNSSVLSDGKSMKNLEILSTAATIGQSSHVSHAESVEGSANDENSHDHAQDGSNISNVQKGKKSEAKSKSGANENSNNNTVDMKNPCRVIKMQEKYIEYIPNSRYIPVLPTRKSGFIMLNDLTPLEPSEYIEINFEESSKKEAPPFEPFSWKEEN, from the exons atgaGATTTGAAAATCAGTTTAGTAAACATGATATGGTTACATCCGCCAGTGGTGTAATAGcattattaaatgaagaagaaacAAGTTTAAAGCTTTTTGGtttagaaaaattaaatgcAATAGTAGATGTATATTGGCCAGAACTAGCTGATTCTATATTTAAGATAGAAGAATTATGTGAAGATGAAGATTTTGTTGGTAGAGAATTAGCTAATTTATTGGCAAgcaaaatatattttcatttagaaaaatattcagAAGCTTTAAAATATGCATTGTGTGCTggtaaattatttaatattaaagaaaaatcaCAATATGTTGAGACCATGTTAGCGAAATGTATAGAGAAATATGTCGAAATCAGAGAAATGCAATATGACATAGATTATAACAATcaacataatataaatgatgggattactaataataacgatatttttaatgcatacaataataatgatttaGTAGAACTTAATTCACACAATGAACTTTTAAACAAGGAAACAGATATATTCAGATttgatattaataatgaaattaatCAAAAAATGGAAATACTTGTTGATGAAATGATAGATGTGTGCATAAAAAGTAATGATATTAAAGAAGCTTTAGGTGTTGCTTTAGATGCTAGACGTTTAGATAAAgtagaatatataattgcGAATGcagaaaataaaatagaaattTTAGCTCACTCAATTAATAATGagaaacatataaatatgaacaaatCATTTAGAAATGAGTATTTCAAATTATTAGtaaatttatatctttCATTAAGTGaagaagaattaaaaaCCGAATATATTAACTTATGTgaatgtttatattatatagatGATTATAAGAAAGTAGCTGAAATTTTATTGAAGTTATTAcataattatcatttaatgGCATATCAAATATCATTTGATTTAGTAGattttgaaaataaaatatttctaaGAAATATACTAGGACAAATAAAGGAAAACttaatacaaaataaagCATATTATTTTGGTGAAGAGTATTTTGTTACAACACCacaagaagaaaataatgatgcatataataaagaagatGAAAGTAATGCAATAACGAATGAACAACAAGAcgaaaataataatgaaaaggaagataaagataataatgatggtAAAAATCCTGAacataatgataataataataaaccTAATGATAAGCTAACAAATGATGAACCTAcctataataataatgatgataagGCAATAAATGATGGcaatgataatgataatagtaataataataataataataataataataataataataatagtaataataataatagtaatattgTTGAAGATGTATTGAAATATATCAgtaaaaaacatatattttataataaaatgaaaaaactcttatatatattaacagGAAAAGTTACAggaaatttatatatagaatttTTGCATCGTAATAATCATGCAgatttaattttattagatacatataaaaatatagtaGATTCAAGAAGTAGTATTACGCATCATGGAATTGTTATAGCTCACGCATTAATGCAAACAGGAACTACTTGTGATGTTTTTCTTCGTTCAAATATTGAATGGTTATCAAAAGCAATTAACTGGGCGAAATTTTCAGCAACTGCTTCTTTAGGTGTAGTATATAAAGGACATGTTAACGAATcttttattgttttatcTACTCACTTACCTTATAATGATGTATCAAGAGAAATTgctaataatataaatgtagGACTTGCTCCTAGTGGTGTATATTCAGAAGGAGGTTCTTTGTATGCTTTAGGTTTAATTCATGCAAATTATAACACTAATGACAAGAAGGTAAAGAATTATCTAATGTCTCAATTAAAATCAAATATGAATGATGAGGTATTGCAACATGGTTGTTGCTTAGGTTTAGGTTTGGTTTGTTTAGGAGATAgtaatgatgaaaatacGTATGATGAGCTGAAAGCAATTCTATATTCTGATTCAGCCGTTGCTGGAGAAAGTGCTGCTTATGCTATAggtttattaaaattagGTAGTGGTGATGATAAATGTATAGACGAATTATTGGCATATGCTCATGATACACAACatgaaaaaattacaaGAGCATGCAGTATAAGTTTAGGTTTCGTTATGTTCCAGAAAGAAAGGGAAGCAGATTCATTAATTGAAGAGTTAGTAACTGATAAGGATGCTATTATAAGATATGGTGGAATGTTTGCTATAGCTATGGCTTATTGTGGTTTATCAAATTgtaataaacatataataaagaaattattacatttttcaGTGTCAGATGTTAGTGATGATGTTCGAAGAGCAGCTGTTATAGCTTTAGGATTTGTATTATGTAATTCACCAAATCAAGTAccaaaatttttaaatttgtTAATTGAGAGTTACAATCCTCATGTACGTTATGGAGCTGCATTAGCTTTAGGTATTGCTTGTTCTGCAACAGCAAATGAGGAAGCCATAAATATGCTAATGCCTTTGTTAACAGACACAACTGATTTTGTTAGGCAAAGTGcatttatatcattagGTTTAATTTTTCAACAATCGAATGAACACTGTAATCCAaactttaaaaaatataaagaggaaataatgaaaattttatcTGATAAACATGAAGACATCATTGCTAAATTTGGTGCTATAGTAAGCGCAGGCTTATTAGATATATGTGGTAGAAACGCTATATCTACCTTCTTTACAAGAAGAGGTAATATTATAAGACCACAAGCAGCTGCTGGTTTTTGTTTATTCAGTCAGTTGTGGTACTGGTTCCCACTAATCCATATGATAAGTTTAACGTTCATGCCAACATGTTTGATTGGATTGACGGAAGACTTGAAGGTGCCTAAAAATTTTTCTATCCTTTCAACAAGTAATAATCAAAATTTTGATTATCCTACCTTTTTAAGTAAGGAAAAAACccaagaaaaaaaagaaacagTAACAGCAGTGTTATCTACAACTGCTAAGAGAAAAACTttgaaattaaaaaaacaaaagaatGATAGCAAGATAACAAAGGAAAGAACAGCACAAGATGATAATAGTTCAGTATTATCAGATGGAAAATCTATGAAGAACTTAGAAATTTTAAGTACTGCTGCTACTATTGGTCAGTCTAGTCATGTTTCCCATGCTGAAAGCGTTGAAGGAAGTGCAAACGATGAAAACAGTCATGATCATGCGCAAGATGGAAGTAATATTTCTAATGTACagaaaggaaaaaaatcCGAAGCCAAAAGTAAAAGTGGAGCCAATGAAAATTCTAATAATAACACG GTCGATATGAAAAATCCCTGTAGGGTTATCAAAATGCAAGAAAAATACATTGAATATATACCAAATAGTAGATATATCCCTGTACTTCCAACAAGAAAATCTGGATTTATTATGCTAAACGATTTAAC GCCTTTAGAACCATCAGAATATATTGAAATAAATTTTGAAGAATCTTCTAAAAAAGAGGCACCACCGTTTGAACCATTTTCATGgaaagaagaaaattag